One window of Phragmitibacter flavus genomic DNA carries:
- a CDS encoding lipid A deacylase LpxR family protein, with product MKLQLAALLLSLGLVNLASGQNTAPAPAASQEPVETSVPRFGVISFYFENDLFADTDQQYTNGARITITSPKLDSFADDANVGRFVGGFDEIPWIGEPGYERNVAISLGQNMYTPSDTVSEDLVRDDRPYAGWLYGGIGLVWKNEKVRNTFIINIGVVGPWSFAEETQRLVHEARDIPMPNGWNNQLDNELGVVLAYERMWRLRKFDQGGIDWDVLPYAGAELGNVAINARVGAEFRLGYNLPDDFGTAAINAAAVASTPVESDHTAKRWHSNMGFHLFTRIEGRAVARDIFLDGNTFEDSHSVDKEHFVADAVFGASLNWRNTKLTYAYIYRTKEFKQQEDEQVFGSMTLTVNF from the coding sequence ATGAAACTTCAACTAGCCGCTCTGCTGCTCTCCCTCGGTCTGGTCAATCTTGCTTCCGGCCAAAATACCGCCCCTGCCCCTGCTGCGTCTCAAGAGCCCGTCGAAACCAGCGTGCCGCGTTTCGGCGTGATCTCCTTCTATTTTGAAAACGACCTGTTCGCCGACACCGACCAGCAATACACCAACGGTGCCCGAATCACCATCACCTCACCCAAGCTCGATTCCTTCGCTGACGATGCCAACGTCGGTCGTTTTGTTGGTGGATTCGATGAGATTCCGTGGATTGGCGAACCAGGCTACGAACGCAACGTCGCCATCAGCCTCGGCCAAAACATGTATACCCCAAGCGACACGGTCAGTGAAGATCTCGTAAGAGACGATCGCCCGTATGCCGGCTGGCTCTACGGCGGCATCGGCCTCGTGTGGAAGAACGAAAAAGTGCGCAACACGTTTATCATCAACATCGGCGTCGTCGGCCCCTGGTCATTTGCCGAAGAAACTCAGCGCCTGGTCCACGAAGCCCGCGACATCCCCATGCCGAACGGATGGAACAATCAGCTCGACAACGAACTTGGCGTGGTGCTTGCCTATGAACGCATGTGGCGTCTGCGCAAATTTGACCAAGGCGGGATCGACTGGGACGTGCTCCCTTATGCCGGAGCCGAACTCGGCAACGTCGCCATCAACGCCCGTGTGGGTGCCGAATTCCGCCTCGGCTACAACCTGCCCGATGACTTTGGCACCGCCGCCATCAACGCCGCCGCCGTTGCCTCGACGCCGGTTGAGTCAGACCACACCGCCAAACGCTGGCACAGCAACATGGGTTTCCATTTGTTCACCCGCATCGAAGGCCGCGCCGTCGCCCGCGACATCTTCCTTGATGGCAACACTTTTGAAGACAGCCACTCCGTCGACAAGGAACACTTCGTCGCCGATGCCGTCTTCGGTGCCTCGCTCAACTGGCGCAACACCAAACTCACCTACGCCTACATCTACCGCACCAAGGAATTCAAACAACAGGAGGACGAACAGGTCTTCGGCTCCATGACGCTGACGGTCAATTTCTGA
- a CDS encoding HAD family hydrolase: protein MTAYLFDIGNVLLRFDFTPAARQLALLSEASTEEILTLLAPFKDDLESGRISDADFIQQSSDLIRFRGTSAEFAAIWNDIFTPNEPMIPLIEALAQQHPLYLLSNTSGLHKDYFFAKYPFFSHFKGGIFSHEARCAKPGEAIFQRAIVTFDLDPASTVFIDDLADNIATARRLGFVAHHYHHENHQVLLAQLGNP, encoded by the coding sequence TTGACCGCTTATCTCTTCGACATTGGCAACGTCCTCCTGCGCTTCGACTTCACCCCTGCCGCCCGGCAGCTCGCCCTCCTAAGCGAAGCCAGCACCGAAGAAATCCTTACCCTTCTCGCCCCCTTCAAGGACGATCTCGAATCCGGTCGCATCAGTGACGCCGACTTCATCCAGCAAAGTTCCGATCTCATCCGCTTTCGGGGCACCAGCGCTGAGTTTGCCGCCATCTGGAACGACATCTTTACGCCCAACGAACCGATGATCCCCCTCATCGAAGCCCTCGCGCAACAACACCCGCTCTACCTTCTTTCCAACACCAGCGGCCTGCACAAAGATTATTTCTTCGCCAAATATCCCTTCTTCAGCCACTTCAAAGGCGGCATCTTCTCCCACGAAGCGCGCTGCGCCAAACCCGGTGAGGCCATCTTCCAGCGCGCCATCGTCACCTTCGACCTCGATCCCGCCAGCACCGTTTTTATCGACGACCTCGCCGACAACATCGCCACTGCCCGACGCCTCGGCTTTGTCGCCCATCATTACCACCACGAAAATCATCAAGTTCTTCTCGCCCAACTCGGCAACCCCTAA
- a CDS encoding MGDG synthase family glycosyltransferase, protein MILILTAGFGDGHNTAARNVSEALSRLRPDMPNEVVDLFDLAHPLLAPALKQGYQMLITRAPSIWAGIYKKAATADFDSGPDILIALRRALGEVLKRTRPSAIICTYPIYPKLIRELADQGFPTAPVYTVITDSISIHPIWMVSPSDGYFVADADSRKSAISVGAQADLIHTSGFPVSLDFMNPVDPADATTPHGQILYLPSTNARHFAQTLEALRPLIASGVKLTLPVGKHASRLYLYITRYIDSLPGANIEIIGWTNRIPHLLQTHDLVICKAGGAILHEALAATCPAIIDYVVPGQEEGNAELLTHHGCGITTKTPQETGEQAARFLADDRKVAKNMKRNMQKLSEPDAALKIAQHVLDTL, encoded by the coding sequence GTGATACTCATACTGACAGCTGGATTTGGCGACGGCCACAACACCGCCGCCCGCAATGTGTCCGAGGCGCTCAGCCGCCTGCGTCCCGACATGCCCAATGAAGTCGTCGACCTCTTCGACCTCGCCCATCCACTGCTCGCCCCCGCTCTCAAGCAGGGCTATCAGATGCTCATCACCCGCGCGCCCTCGATCTGGGCCGGCATCTACAAAAAAGCCGCCACCGCCGACTTCGATTCCGGACCCGACATTCTCATCGCCCTGCGTCGCGCCCTTGGTGAAGTCCTCAAACGCACCCGGCCCAGCGCCATCATCTGCACCTACCCCATCTATCCGAAGCTCATCCGTGAACTCGCCGACCAAGGCTTTCCCACGGCACCCGTCTACACCGTCATCACCGACTCCATCAGCATCCATCCCATCTGGATGGTCAGCCCCAGCGACGGTTACTTCGTCGCCGATGCCGACTCCCGCAAAAGCGCCATCTCCGTCGGTGCCCAGGCCGACCTCATTCACACCAGCGGCTTTCCCGTCAGTCTCGACTTCATGAATCCGGTCGATCCCGCCGACGCCACCACGCCCCACGGTCAGATCCTTTATCTTCCCTCCACCAATGCTCGTCATTTCGCCCAAACGCTCGAAGCCCTCCGCCCTCTCATCGCCAGCGGTGTCAAACTCACCCTTCCCGTCGGCAAACACGCCTCCCGTCTCTACCTCTACATCACCCGCTACATCGACTCCCTGCCCGGTGCCAACATCGAGATCATCGGCTGGACCAACCGCATCCCGCATCTCCTCCAAACCCACGATTTGGTCATCTGCAAAGCCGGAGGAGCCATTCTCCACGAAGCCCTCGCCGCCACCTGTCCCGCCATCATCGACTACGTCGTGCCCGGTCAGGAAGAGGGCAACGCCGAACTTCTCACCCATCACGGCTGCGGCATCACCACCAAAACCCCTCAAGAAACCGGCGAACAAGCCGCCCGCTTCCTTGCCGACGATCGCAAAGTCGCCAAAAACATGAAGCGCAACATGCAGAAGCTCAGCGAACCCGACGCCGCGCTCAAGATCGCCCAGCACGTCCTCGACACCCTCTGA
- a CDS encoding S41 family peptidase, whose protein sequence is MTSTSSFPIPSAVLNLLRRSASHLLACGLWLSFSSSASLAQQPEAQSDQDLAAVTKLVQEVVDKLDEHALHPQPKPVIYQKAWLGLLLEMGRSELAAEHDFTVMSSAQSLKTFISAINELAKAPGQRRSLRELAESALQRYCRQHDPYTRYTRSEEYHQINLLNKGKGSQVGMSIHEKDGSYFCYPMPQSPAEVAGIKAGDRLISVDGRAIDGRPLLYIASLIKGGAPGSKVALRVEHRFGRAESITVTRETLEMPSVTVEKKITGFVLRVRRFDDDLLEVTRKALASLKPSSTLTIDLRGCAGGKVSVAVGFAELFLNSGEEVVRLRMRDASDEIFKATKAPEFKAAAIILLQDEGTASAAEMVIAALINTKAQRATSQGSKTFGKGVVLTSLELKGGGSLLVTSSEMIAPQGRGWDGIGLLPSLENNGKIFPEAGLP, encoded by the coding sequence ATGACCAGCACCTCGTCGTTTCCGATTCCATCAGCAGTGCTGAACCTGCTACGGCGAAGTGCCTCCCATCTTTTGGCCTGCGGACTTTGGCTGTCGTTTTCATCCTCCGCCAGCCTGGCTCAGCAACCAGAGGCGCAGTCGGACCAGGATTTGGCCGCAGTGACCAAGCTGGTGCAGGAGGTCGTCGACAAACTGGACGAACACGCCCTCCATCCCCAGCCCAAACCTGTCATTTATCAGAAAGCGTGGCTTGGCCTGCTGCTGGAAATGGGTCGATCCGAACTCGCCGCAGAACATGACTTCACCGTCATGTCCAGCGCGCAATCCCTCAAAACCTTCATCAGCGCCATCAACGAACTCGCCAAAGCCCCGGGCCAGCGGCGTTCTCTGCGCGAACTGGCCGAAAGCGCCCTGCAACGCTACTGCCGCCAGCACGACCCCTACACCCGCTACACCCGCTCCGAGGAATACCATCAAATCAACCTGCTCAACAAAGGCAAAGGCAGTCAGGTCGGCATGTCCATTCACGAAAAAGATGGATCCTACTTCTGCTACCCGATGCCCCAAAGCCCCGCTGAGGTTGCCGGGATCAAAGCCGGTGACCGTTTGATCTCGGTCGATGGTCGCGCCATTGATGGTCGACCTCTGCTCTATATCGCCAGCCTCATCAAAGGCGGTGCTCCCGGCAGCAAAGTCGCCCTGCGTGTCGAACACCGCTTTGGCCGTGCCGAATCCATCACCGTCACCCGCGAAACCCTCGAAATGCCATCCGTCACGGTGGAAAAAAAGATCACCGGATTCGTTTTACGCGTGCGCCGCTTCGATGACGATTTACTCGAAGTCACCCGTAAAGCCCTTGCCTCCTTAAAGCCCAGCAGCACCCTGACCATCGACCTTCGCGGTTGCGCAGGCGGCAAGGTGTCCGTCGCCGTGGGTTTTGCCGAGCTGTTCCTCAACAGCGGCGAAGAAGTGGTCCGTTTGCGCATGCGCGACGCCTCGGATGAAATCTTCAAAGCCACCAAAGCCCCGGAATTTAAGGCGGCCGCGATCATCCTGCTTCAGGACGAAGGCACCGCCAGCGCCGCTGAAATGGTCATCGCCGCGCTCATCAATACCAAAGCCCAGCGCGCCACCAGTCAGGGCTCCAAAACATTCGGGAAAGGCGTTGTTCTCACCTCTCTCGAACTGAAAGGCGGCGGCTCTTTGCTCGTCACCAGCTCCGAAATGATCGCACCTCAAGGCCGTGGTTGGGACGGCATCGGTCTCCTGCCTTCCCTCGAAAACAACGGCAAAATTTTCCCCGAGGCCGGGTTGCCTTAG
- a CDS encoding DedA family protein: MDLLNQFLHFVLKLDESLPAFIENYGVWIYALLFIIIFCETGLVVTPFLPGDSLLFAVGAIAANEAFGNTLRLEYIIPLLIVAGIIGDAVNYSIGRRVGPAIFNREDGRFLRKDYLLKAQAFYEKHGGKAIVLARFVPIVRTFAPFVAGIGKMRYASFAYYNISGAIIWVVSLTLLGYFLGNIPIIKNNFEAVIILIIIFSILPIVFEWWKARKESAKDRADAQTSL, translated from the coding sequence ATGGACCTTCTCAATCAATTTCTCCATTTCGTGCTCAAGCTTGACGAGAGCCTGCCCGCCTTCATCGAAAACTACGGGGTGTGGATTTATGCCTTGCTGTTCATCATCATCTTTTGCGAAACCGGCCTCGTCGTCACTCCCTTCCTCCCCGGCGACTCCCTTCTCTTCGCCGTCGGAGCCATCGCCGCCAATGAAGCCTTCGGCAACACCCTCCGCCTCGAATACATCATCCCCCTTCTCATCGTCGCCGGCATCATCGGAGACGCCGTCAACTACTCCATCGGCAGACGTGTCGGCCCCGCCATCTTCAACCGCGAAGACGGTCGTTTCCTCCGCAAAGACTATCTCCTCAAGGCCCAGGCCTTCTACGAAAAACACGGCGGCAAAGCCATCGTCCTTGCCCGCTTCGTCCCCATCGTCCGCACCTTCGCCCCTTTTGTCGCCGGAATCGGCAAAATGCGCTACGCCTCATTTGCCTACTACAACATCAGCGGTGCCATCATCTGGGTCGTCAGCCTCACCCTCCTCGGCTATTTCCTCGGCAACATCCCGATCATCAAAAACAACTTCGAAGCCGTCATCATCCTCATCATCATCTTCTCCATCCTGCCGATCGTTTTCGAATGGTGGAAAGCACGCAAAGAAAGCGCCAAGGACCGTGCCGACGCTCAGACCAGTCTCTGA
- a CDS encoding exo-beta-N-acetylmuramidase NamZ domain-containing protein: MLRACAILFWVALFESQSLAAGAFRDDVIELMKKAVQRAMDEGEAPGAVVVVGLGEQREMLVMGQRAEQPQKALMSADTIFDVASLTKVVATTSVVMKLLEAGKLELELPIKTWLPEFVGEGRDEVKLRHLLTHTSGLAAGIALNPGWMGREAGRNLALTARPLRGVDEVFRYSDLNYLLLGEIVERVSGERLDRFAEKEIFAPLKMNSTGFVPAESLRGRIAPTARDEAGDWLRGVVHDPTSRRMGGVTGHAGLFSCAEDLARFAQMLANGGELDGVRIFNEETVKLMTSVQSPPTIFARRGLGWDLDSAYSRSRGKIFPLGTFGHTGFTGVSFWVNPATKSYVVVLASRLHPDGKGNVIPLQEELATLAAESLLNVDFERVADAFSPRLSEDEVPTVLNGIDVLRRRDFAELKGLKVGLVTNHSGIDNGRRSTIDWMHEAKHVNLVALFSPEHGIRGMEDRDKIADGRDAKTGLRVFSLYGERRGPSAEQLAMLDVLVFDIQDIGCRFYTYISTLQKCMEAAAKAGKRVLVLDRVNPIGGEVVEGPAVLDKETFVGCHPMALRHGMTVGELAMMMNAERGLGCDLEVIKVEGWKRGMEFDRTGLPWLNPSPNMRSLNAALLYPGVGLLESAVSVGRGTDTPFEVIGAPYVDDARLAFELNQAGLKGVRFVPERFTPKASVFKDQVCGGVRMVITSREDLRSVDVGMALACTLQRLYPKEFKLQAMGTLLLHPTTLKAIKEGQNWKAIDAGWSLELEAFKKRREAFLLYP; this comes from the coding sequence ATGCTGAGGGCCTGCGCGATTTTATTTTGGGTTGCACTGTTTGAAAGCCAATCATTGGCGGCGGGCGCCTTTCGTGATGATGTGATCGAGTTGATGAAGAAGGCCGTCCAGCGGGCGATGGATGAGGGGGAAGCTCCTGGGGCGGTGGTGGTGGTGGGATTGGGGGAACAACGGGAGATGCTGGTCATGGGGCAACGCGCGGAGCAGCCGCAGAAGGCGTTGATGAGCGCGGATACGATTTTTGATGTGGCTTCGCTGACGAAGGTGGTGGCGACGACGTCTGTTGTGATGAAGTTGCTGGAAGCGGGCAAGTTGGAGTTGGAGTTGCCAATCAAGACATGGTTGCCGGAGTTTGTCGGGGAGGGACGGGATGAGGTGAAGCTGCGGCATCTGTTGACGCATACTTCCGGGCTGGCGGCGGGAATTGCGTTGAATCCGGGGTGGATGGGACGAGAGGCGGGAAGGAATCTGGCGTTGACGGCGCGGCCTCTGCGGGGAGTGGATGAGGTATTTCGCTACAGCGATCTGAACTACCTTTTGCTGGGGGAGATCGTGGAACGGGTGAGTGGGGAACGATTGGACAGGTTTGCGGAGAAAGAAATTTTCGCACCGCTGAAGATGAATTCGACGGGGTTTGTTCCCGCAGAGTCATTGAGGGGAAGGATTGCACCGACAGCGAGGGATGAGGCGGGAGATTGGTTGCGCGGGGTGGTGCATGATCCGACTTCACGAAGGATGGGCGGGGTGACCGGGCACGCAGGTTTGTTCTCGTGTGCGGAGGATTTGGCGAGGTTTGCACAAATGCTGGCGAATGGCGGGGAGCTGGATGGGGTGCGGATCTTTAATGAGGAGACGGTGAAGCTAATGACATCGGTGCAATCGCCGCCGACGATTTTCGCGCGACGTGGATTGGGCTGGGATCTGGATTCGGCCTACAGTCGTTCGAGAGGGAAAATTTTTCCGTTGGGGACTTTTGGCCACACGGGTTTTACCGGGGTGAGTTTTTGGGTAAATCCGGCGACCAAAAGTTATGTGGTCGTGCTAGCCTCAAGATTGCATCCGGATGGAAAGGGGAATGTGATTCCGTTGCAGGAGGAACTGGCGACGCTGGCAGCGGAGAGCTTGTTGAATGTGGATTTCGAGCGGGTGGCGGATGCTTTTTCGCCGCGATTAAGCGAGGATGAAGTGCCCACGGTTTTGAATGGGATTGATGTATTGCGCCGGAGGGATTTTGCTGAGTTGAAGGGATTAAAGGTGGGGTTGGTGACGAATCACAGTGGCATTGATAACGGAAGGCGGTCGACGATTGACTGGATGCATGAGGCGAAGCACGTCAATCTGGTGGCGTTGTTCAGTCCGGAGCATGGGATTCGCGGGATGGAGGATCGGGACAAGATCGCGGATGGTCGGGATGCAAAAACGGGGCTGCGGGTGTTCAGCCTTTATGGGGAGAGGCGGGGTCCGTCGGCAGAGCAGCTGGCGATGCTGGATGTGCTGGTGTTCGACATTCAGGACATTGGTTGCCGGTTTTACACTTACATTTCAACGTTGCAAAAATGCATGGAAGCGGCGGCCAAGGCGGGGAAACGGGTGCTGGTGTTGGATCGGGTGAACCCGATTGGTGGCGAGGTGGTGGAGGGTCCGGCGGTGTTGGATAAGGAAACCTTTGTGGGGTGCCATCCGATGGCATTGCGTCATGGCATGACGGTCGGCGAGCTGGCGATGATGATGAATGCGGAGCGTGGGTTGGGCTGTGACCTGGAAGTGATCAAAGTGGAAGGGTGGAAACGCGGCATGGAATTTGACCGCACCGGACTGCCGTGGTTGAATCCGTCGCCGAACATGCGGTCATTGAATGCCGCGTTGTTGTATCCGGGCGTGGGTTTGCTGGAGAGCGCGGTGAGTGTGGGACGCGGGACGGATACGCCGTTTGAAGTCATTGGAGCACCGTATGTTGATGATGCGCGACTGGCGTTTGAGTTGAATCAGGCGGGATTGAAGGGAGTGAGGTTTGTGCCGGAGAGGTTCACGCCAAAGGCAAGTGTGTTCAAAGACCAGGTCTGCGGTGGGGTCCGAATGGTGATCACTTCGCGGGAGGATTTGAGGTCGGTAGACGTGGGCATGGCGCTGGCTTGCACCTTGCAGAGATTGTATCCGAAAGAGTTCAAGTTGCAGGCGATGGGGACGTTGCTGCTGCATCCCACCACGTTGAAGGCAATCAAGGAAGGGCAAAATTGGAAGGCGATTGATGCGGGTTGGAGTTTGGAACTGGAGGCGTTCAAGAAACGGCGCGAGGCGTTTTTGCTTTATCCATGA
- a CDS encoding TIGR01777 family oxidoreductase, with protein MMRIGITGATGFVGRALVAGALARGHEVVAFSRGKDVSIPGVKEVRPILTEGAKALDLAGLDALVHLAGENVFGVWTTEKKRRIYDSRVDLTRRIAADVLKAESLKVWVSGSGSGAYGDRGDEILTEQSSAPGAGFLAEVCRDWEGAALAVAADSEKTRVVVIRTGMVLGKDGGAWPMLRKVFAMFLGSPLGSGKQWVPWIHLDDEVGMILHALEHEGCKGPMNLGSPNPVTNEQMTREMAKRIKRPVMPKVPKFMLKLVMGDLSEVVLASQRMEPKLALETGYQFKHVRLADALATLD; from the coding sequence ATGATGCGAATTGGGATTACTGGAGCGACAGGATTTGTGGGCCGGGCACTGGTGGCCGGGGCGCTGGCGCGCGGTCATGAGGTGGTGGCTTTTTCACGGGGCAAGGACGTGTCGATCCCTGGAGTTAAGGAGGTGCGGCCGATTTTGACCGAGGGAGCAAAGGCTTTGGATTTGGCGGGATTGGATGCGCTGGTGCATCTGGCGGGAGAGAATGTTTTTGGCGTGTGGACGACGGAGAAGAAACGACGGATTTACGACAGCCGGGTGGATTTGACGCGGCGCATTGCGGCGGATGTGTTGAAGGCGGAGTCGTTGAAGGTGTGGGTGAGCGGATCGGGTTCGGGAGCTTATGGGGATCGTGGTGATGAAATTTTGACGGAGCAATCGTCGGCACCTGGGGCGGGATTTCTTGCCGAGGTCTGCCGTGACTGGGAGGGCGCGGCCTTGGCGGTGGCAGCAGATTCGGAAAAGACGCGGGTGGTGGTGATTCGGACCGGGATGGTATTGGGCAAGGATGGCGGGGCGTGGCCGATGTTACGAAAGGTGTTTGCGATGTTTTTGGGTTCGCCATTGGGCAGCGGCAAACAGTGGGTGCCGTGGATTCATCTCGACGATGAGGTGGGGATGATTTTGCACGCGCTGGAGCATGAAGGGTGCAAGGGCCCGATGAATTTGGGATCACCGAATCCGGTAACAAATGAGCAGATGACTCGGGAGATGGCGAAGCGGATCAAACGTCCCGTGATGCCGAAGGTGCCCAAGTTCATGCTGAAGCTGGTGATGGGCGATTTGTCCGAAGTGGTGCTGGCGAGTCAGCGCATGGAGCCGAAGCTGGCGCTGGAGACCGGGTATCAGTTCAAGCATGTGCGGCTGGCCGATGCGTTGGCGACATTGGATTAA
- a CDS encoding pectate lyase family protein produces MSAFPGAVGFGEVTQGGRGGVLVKVTNLNASGKGSLAAALAMRGKRIVVFEVGGVIDLRGRSLKISQSQVTVAGQTAPSPGITLIRGGLSVEANDVIVRHLRVRSGSLGRKKGSGWEIDAIGMNGAARVIIDQCSVSWATDENLSASGPRFQGKTLRDWRRNTSRQVTISNCIIAEALSDSTHKKGEHSKGTLIHDNTSDIAIVGNLYASNVDRNPLAKGGVQAVIVNNWISNPQRRAVHHSLNPKEWRGHKLETSELVVVGNVLEHGRDTDPNLALFENSPGSPLRLFFKDNLAYDRENRRKPLLKEEGAMMADEPGLWPGKFKAIPVGQVRDSVSANAGARPWDRDSVDERIVKEAMDRTGRIIDRESEVGGYPKMKSRQKAFNPDEWNMETMEPKR; encoded by the coding sequence TTGAGTGCATTTCCTGGAGCCGTTGGTTTTGGAGAGGTGACCCAGGGTGGTCGCGGGGGCGTGTTGGTGAAAGTCACCAATTTGAATGCCTCAGGCAAAGGGTCGCTGGCGGCGGCTTTGGCGATGAGGGGCAAACGCATCGTGGTGTTTGAGGTTGGAGGGGTGATTGATCTTCGCGGGAGATCGCTCAAGATCAGTCAGTCGCAGGTGACAGTGGCAGGTCAGACCGCCCCTTCGCCTGGCATCACATTGATTCGCGGTGGCTTGTCGGTGGAGGCCAATGATGTCATCGTGAGGCATCTGCGGGTGCGCTCGGGCTCGCTGGGACGGAAGAAGGGGAGTGGTTGGGAGATCGATGCCATCGGGATGAACGGCGCGGCGCGGGTGATCATTGATCAATGTTCGGTGAGCTGGGCGACGGATGAAAATCTGTCCGCATCGGGTCCACGATTTCAGGGGAAAACGCTGCGTGACTGGCGGCGCAACACCTCTCGGCAGGTGACCATATCCAACTGCATCATTGCCGAGGCGTTGTCGGATTCCACCCACAAAAAAGGCGAACATTCGAAGGGGACGTTGATCCATGACAACACCAGTGACATCGCCATTGTCGGCAATCTTTATGCCAGCAATGTGGATCGAAACCCGCTGGCGAAGGGCGGCGTGCAGGCGGTGATCGTGAACAACTGGATCTCCAATCCGCAACGTCGCGCAGTGCATCATTCGCTGAATCCGAAAGAATGGCGGGGGCACAAACTCGAAACGAGCGAGCTGGTGGTGGTGGGCAATGTGTTGGAGCATGGTCGCGATACCGATCCCAATCTGGCGTTGTTTGAGAACAGTCCTGGCAGTCCGCTGCGGCTGTTCTTCAAAGACAACCTTGCCTATGATCGTGAAAACCGGCGCAAACCGCTGTTGAAAGAAGAGGGGGCGATGATGGCGGACGAGCCAGGTTTGTGGCCGGGGAAATTCAAGGCGATACCGGTTGGGCAGGTGCGTGATTCAGTATCGGCTAATGCAGGGGCGCGTCCGTGGGATCGCGATTCGGTGGATGAACGCATCGTCAAGGAGGCAATGGACCGGACGGGACGGATCATTGATCGCGAAAGTGAGGTGGGGGGTTATCCGAAGATGAAAAGTCGGCAAAAGGCGTTCAACCCTGACGAATGGAACATGGAGACCATGGAACCGAAGCGCTGA
- a CDS encoding HAD family hydrolase, giving the protein MSSAQTIIGLVYDYDQTLSPSYMTDEVVFPHFGINGAQFWKRTKELVDEQGYDNELAYLKALLDYLSPDRPSNAELRTLGAKLQFYPGLPGMFDEMEKVLRPEHRALGIRLEHYIISAGLKELLEGSALRPHVKAVFGSEFAEDREGRISFPRRVISHTTKTQFLFRINKGMLLPHEDVNDHMPSELRPIPFKHMIYIGDGPTDVPCFTLMRRYGGNAVAVYNPEDQTRGSFRKCWQLSGQADRVRHIAPSDYRPGSHLRLLVEEMVEEIADGILRRQRDEVENATISAPGY; this is encoded by the coding sequence ATGTCTTCCGCACAAACAATCATCGGGCTGGTTTATGATTATGATCAGACGCTAAGTCCGAGCTACATGACGGATGAGGTGGTGTTTCCTCATTTTGGGATCAATGGGGCGCAGTTCTGGAAACGGACGAAGGAGCTGGTGGATGAGCAGGGCTATGACAACGAACTGGCGTATCTGAAGGCGTTGCTTGACTACCTTTCACCTGATCGACCTTCGAATGCCGAACTGCGGACGCTGGGGGCGAAGCTGCAATTTTATCCGGGACTGCCGGGGATGTTTGATGAGATGGAAAAGGTGTTGAGGCCTGAGCATCGGGCCTTGGGGATCCGGCTGGAGCACTACATCATTTCGGCGGGATTGAAGGAGTTGCTGGAAGGGAGTGCGCTGAGGCCGCATGTGAAGGCGGTGTTCGGCAGCGAGTTTGCGGAGGATCGTGAAGGGCGCATCAGCTTTCCAAGACGGGTGATCAGTCACACCACGAAGACGCAATTTTTGTTCCGGATCAACAAGGGCATGCTTCTGCCGCATGAGGATGTGAATGACCACATGCCATCGGAGTTGAGGCCGATCCCGTTCAAGCACATGATTTATATCGGCGATGGTCCGACGGATGTTCCGTGTTTCACGTTGATGCGCCGGTATGGCGGGAACGCGGTGGCGGTTTACAATCCCGAGGATCAGACGCGTGGCAGTTTCCGCAAATGCTGGCAGTTGAGTGGTCAGGCCGACCGGGTGCGCCACATTGCTCCCAGTGATTACCGGCCGGGCAGCCATCTTCGCCTTTTGGTGGAGGAGATGGTCGAGGAGATTGCCGACGGGATTTTGCGACGCCAGCGCGATGAGGTGGAGAATGCCACCATCAGCGCTCCGGGGTATTAA